The genomic stretch ctgaggatgtggggccgtagacttcttttaaggcatcatagaacctcttcatatcgtgcctgtcagcatatccctggatctcatcagctttgtcactcagccacttatcctgcatctggcgtaacttttgctgaacagtcctgcggatggcatcgtacgcatccttttttgatgtggactttgggttgctgaggtaggcttgatgcagacggcgtttctcatccagaagctgcttgatttcatcacagttttcatcaaaccagtctttgtgctttctggtcatgggtcccagggtctctgaagctgtactatagatcagctcacgcagggtcctccagtcagactccacattctggttgtccagagaggcggattccagacgatcttccagcagctccacaaaggactgtttgatggtgatgtttttcagcttagcgatgttaagccgttttggagccttctggccttgggggcgtctcttgggctggattcgaatattcagcttcgagactacaaggcgatggtctgtccaacactcggcgccgcacatggtctttgttacacgtacatcttgcctatcccttttcctgacgatgacatatatatatatatatatatatatatatatatatatatatatatgtgtgtgtgtgtgtgtgcgtgcgtgcgtgcgtgcgtgtgcgtgcgtgcgtgtgtgtgtgtgtgtgtacacccgcacattccaatattccgttgctcctacagtacacatgcaaacacacacatacctcatcctctacacacacacgaacacacacacacatgcgcgcgcgcacagagctctcctgacgtgtatacttacacgctcgcgcacgcacacaaatacacacacacacacacacaaataaatatatatatatatatatatatatatatatacagaggctgccacacatacacacacacgcacatacagaggctgccacacacagacacacagacacagacacacacatacagaggctgctattgattggccggaagaggggtgggaaaagatctgatgacaggaacgtgttgctcagtctattgaagttggaaaagcccacattaatttgtatgggtctgtcagacccacgatgtatgaatagggggtaagctctggattccttctttagcgagtgtgggtctgtgagacccacaaaatatgggtcagtgggaaaataaccaagtacggtgaaggttaatgtGCAAACTCCAGTTTAGATCTActcttgaaagaaaagaaaaaaaagcagagggGGTAGGAACTGTTAGCATTTGGCAGCCACTGTGAGACCCTCCAGCAGAACAAAGGTGCCAGTAGCCACGGTATTAGCCTCCACAGCCGCAGTCAGGAGCAGGGCATTCCAGTCCTGAACTATTCTTGGGAGAAATCCTGCATGTCTGTATTACGTCCTACAATAGATCTGGGACAGCTGTTCTGGGTGGGCTCGCCgcagcagtgggggggggggggggtgtcttggggggtgggggggggatgaagtgaGCTTCTGCCTCAGGGAGGGCATGTTTACTTTGTCCTGCAGCACTTAGTGTACAGCATGGCAAGTCATGCCGTTTGACGTCATTTTTGAAGAGTGGACCGTCTGAGCTAGTCAATCATGTCGGAGACTCTTGATTCGGACGTGTTTCTGGGGCACTGCAATGCACATCTTGCTGCACGTCACTGGACTGATTCCAGGCGCTCAATGTCCTGTTGCTGGGTTATTTTACTgagctattcttcttcttctttcctttctcgaACTGCAAGTTGTGTCAACGGCACCACACACGATTCGTACCACATAGATCTCTGCATGGAAGGCTAAGGAACAGGCGTCTGTGGTCTGCGCCATAAAACATGCAAACGTCATTTCCTGTTGGGGGAAAAATGTGCATACGTCACTCTAAAAGCCCATCAAAATCAAAGGTGCTGGATTTTGTAGGGTCCAACGCAAAGCGGACAGTCGCATTGTCCTTACTTATgaattgatttgtttttgttgttattttgatcCTTCATTAAAGACACACCATGGCTTTGAGGCCCAGGCATATTGGAATTTGGAGTGACCCTTTCGGCGACATCTTCTCTGAGGATTTCTTTATGCCGTCTCCGATTTTTGGTTGCCCAAACTGTTCACGACAACTCTGCACGTCTCAGCAGAATGGTGCCCAAGAGTCCTCAGAGGTTTGGTTCCAAGACTTTGTTTACCTGTCCTTAGTAATTGATTTTTGTTCAGTAATACGTACAGTTGCAAATTCAAATCAAATACCTGGATCTAAAGTTGAGATCATTTGTTTGATCCAGGGTGACGTTGCCAAACGTATATTTACAAGGACTgattttagaattaaaaaaaaaaaattaaattagataaagaaataaacaaattgaCTCAGCAATGATACAAGAATTAACTTATAACGACCTTCACACCTTGTAATAGGTACTATACATGACATCAGTACTTCTTTCTAGCAGTTGAGAACTCCACCAAAAAATAGTTTGGCTCTAGGGATGCTGCATAGGATTGTTTTGGTTGTGCGTGTTTCTAAAACTACCACTGACATGTGCAATACAGATTGCAATAAATTCTGTGCATAAGATAATCACTAGAGCCTTTTAATTGGAATTTATTGATTTCTATATATagaagggtttgttgttgttgttgttgttgttgttttaacttaaATTAAAAAGTGATTTGCATGTCATTCTGTACAGGTGGATAATTCTAACCAGGAATTTCAAATCAAATTGGATGTCTGCCAGTTCAAGCCAGATGAAATATCTGTCAAAACCAGAGATGACCGGGTAATCATCAATGCTCAACATGAGGAACGTGAGGATGAGCATGGATTTATAAAGCGAGAATTCGCTCGACAGATTGTGCTTCCAAAGGTCAGATCAGGTAGCGTTAAGGATAGATTATTTTTATTGCTGTGTTTTGTGGGATAATACAGAAATTTTTGCTTGTCACATTTTCTGCATGGTTTCATTTGTTAAACAccatcttccctttttttttcttttcttgtcctcACActacctacaccacagactggagcagcccaccaagaaccgtctcaaacgtcagagcctcaaccaccagtataaagcactcggagcacagcacagcgatgttctggcagcaaaaggggagtcttgcgcttattttgccttgcctgactggaggctcaaccaagagatagaggccaccatcagcctcagagttcctggcatcaccaccaaagaccaggaaccagctactctcaagatcctgactctggccatgatagaggagtcctacccagccagctcctggacccatgtatacacggacggattagcggaggaagccacacacaatggaggcagtggtgtctacgtcggATTTCCCGacggagagcacagcagcatcgcactccctgaggaaagctctgttccaatttcagagctgaagtcctggccataaaaatggcagcagaattcctctcctcctgtggaaagccccttggcattatccccatcttcactgactccatgtccacactccaggcccttgactcccctaatcctggtccactgatccagtcccttaaggcctccctcgcaacccttacccaaacagccccaacaaccctccagtgggtgcctgcccatgtaggcctcccaggcaacgagcgtgcagaccaccttgctaaggaaggaagccagctcacacagccgacgttcctgccacgtatgaggaagcaaaaactgtcctccgcagcagattccgaagaggctgggtcaccaggcacaccaggatcccatcaggacactggagaggagacaccagactaccatctacagccttcgcacaggacactgcggcctccaagcaaacctgaagaggattggagtggcagccacatccctatgtgattgtggccaggctgaccagaccccatcccatattctccaagactgccccctgtatg from Babylonia areolata isolate BAREFJ2019XMU chromosome 6, ASM4173473v1, whole genome shotgun sequence encodes the following:
- the LOC143283213 gene encoding protein lethal(2)essential for life-like, yielding MALRPRHIGIWSDPFGDIFSEDFFMPSPIFGCPNCSRQLCTSQQNGAQESSEVDNSNQEFQIKLDVCQFKPDEISVKTRDDRVIINAQHEEREDEHGFIKREFARQIVLPKDVDTSSVTSSLTRDGILILKAKKILLPSPAERIIPITQEDEGDEEEEK